A genomic segment from Aegilops tauschii subsp. strangulata cultivar AL8/78 chromosome 1, Aet v6.0, whole genome shotgun sequence encodes:
- the LOC109752277 gene encoding F-box protein At5g07610, translating to MAKRSRKKEQPAAEAASLPEDLLVEVLARVPYRSLCRFRCVSRPWRALCSDPGLRKRSPQALSGFFCYTRDDDSHELRFLNISGRGRPLVDPGLPFLRAVWDGGVRAVDCCGGLLLCQCWTRSSIHDAIYDPYADPDIASDSEAEADAVEDVAKYVVCNPATEEWTVLPAIEELHPRNVIRLGFDPAAPSRFAVFVLLQDVVEDHDAGVQIFSSETGTWTFRQSDWGEGSVTVDYYNGSPSTFFGGTLHLTTRDNSVITVDTEGKTWHKIRMPLSVEEMLDIGYIGHSQERLYALHMNYSDDDCQLTVWVLEDYATGQWTLKHTADMSETVGDDEVCTFVAVDSEGNLIFQINGRDEQLVSYDMEKRKFHVIFSFESYFTLRCDPYIPTYKEWLPKAAP from the coding sequence ATGGCAAAGAGGTCCAGGAAGAAGGAGCAGCCGGCGGCCGAGGCAGCGAGCCTCCCCGAGGACCTCCTCGTGGAGGTCCTGGCGCGGGTGCCCTACAGATCCCTCTGCCGCTTCAGGTGCGTGTCGCGGCCGTGGCGCGCCCTCTGCTCCGACCCCGGCCTCCGCAAGAGGTCGCCGCAGGCCCTGTCCGGCTTCTTCTGCTACACCCGCGACGACGACAGCCACGAGCTGCGCTTCCTCAACATCTCCGGGAGAGGCCGGCCCCTCGTCGACCCCGGCCTCCCCTTCCTGCGCGCCGTGTGGGACGGAGGCGTCCGAGCCGTGGACTGctgcggcggcctcctcctctgcCAGTGCTGGACGAGATCATCCATACACGACGCCATCTACGACCCCTACGCCGACCCCGACATCGCCTCCGATTCCGAGGCCGAGGCCGACGCTGTCGAAGATGTGGCGAAGTATGTTGTGTGCAATCCGGCTACCGAGGAGTGGACCGTGTTGCCTGCCATCGAGGAGCTGCACCCGAGGAACGTCATCCGTCTGGGTTTCGACCCGGCTGCTCCGTCCCGCTTCGCCGTGTTTGTGCTCTTGCAGGATGTTGTGGAGGATCACGACGCCGGAGTGCAGATCTTCTCATCAGAGACCGGAACATGGACGTTTCGGCAGAGCGATTGGGGCGAGGGCAGCGTTACCGTGGATTATTACAATGGTTCACCTTCCACCTTCTTCGGCGGCACCCTGCATTTGACTACCCGCGATAATTCAGTGATCACAGTGGACACAGAGGGGAAGACATGGCACAAGATTCGTATGCCGCTCAGTGTTGAGGAAATGTTGGATATTGGCTACATCGGGCACTCTCAGGAGCGCTTGTACGCTTTGCATATGAATTATTCTGATGACGATTGTCAGCTCACGGTCTGGGTACTTGAGGATTATGCTACTGGGCAGTGGACACTGAAGCATACAGCTGACATGTCGGAGACGGTAGGCGATGATGAGGTGTGTACTTTTGTCGCTGTTGATTCAGAAGGCAATCTGATTTTCCAAATTAATGGACGGGATGAACAGCTTGTGTCGTACGATATGGAAAAGAGGAAATTTCATGTTATCTTCAGTTTTGAGAGTTACTTTACTCTCCGGTGCGATCCTTACATTCCCACTTACAAGGAATGGTTACCCAAAGCAGCTCCATGA